One Ranitomeya imitator isolate aRanImi1 chromosome 1, aRanImi1.pri, whole genome shotgun sequence DNA window includes the following coding sequences:
- the GCNT1 gene encoding beta-1,3-galactosyl-O-glycosyl-glycoprotein beta-1,6-N-acetylglucosaminyltransferase, whose protein sequence is MLRRKLRHCKVRRLGLLLFIALTAATLTVVRNHSKPLYFTSKNLEIVEENPTSNVNCTKILKGDIEAIESAKLELITVKRRQRPRLNENDYINMTKDCSTFTKDRKYILYPVSNEERDFPLAYSIVVHHKIDMFERLLRTIYMPQNYYCIHVDKKSSESFMAAVEGIAACFENVFIASQLENVVYASWSRVQADLNCMKDLHHADAQWKYLINLCGMDFPIKTNREMVQMLKALKGENSLETEKTPSHKEVRWRKHYEINEHGIQKTDVNKDPPPFEIPMFSGSAYFVLSRAFVSQVFENEKIRTFLKWSEDTYSPDEFLWATLHRFPKMPGSVPANGKYDVSDMNSVARFVKWQYLEGDVAKGAPYPPCAGAHVRSVCVFGAGDLPFMLGKHHLFANKFDLDVDSIAIQCLEEHLRYKTLYPEVHE, encoded by the coding sequence ATGCTGAGAAGAAAATTACGCCACTGTAAAGTCAGACGACTAGGCTTGTTGCTCTTTATCGCACTTACCGCAGCCACCCTCACGGTGGTGAGGAACCACAGCAAACCTCTATATTTTACTAGCAAAAATTTAGAAATTGTAGAAGAGAATCCCACTAGTAATGTGAACTGTACAAAAATCCTAAAAGGTGACATTGAAGCAATAGAAAGTGCCAAATTAGAGCTCATCACTGTGAAACGGAGACAGCGGCCACGTCTAAATGAAAATGATTACATCAATATGACCAAAGACTGTAGCACTTTTACCAAAGATCGCAAATATATTTTATATCCAGTTAGCAATGAAGAGCGTGATTTCCCCTTAGCTTATTCTATAGTGGTTCACCATAAAATTGACATGTTTGAAAGACTGTTGCGTACCATATACATGCCTCAAAATTATTATTGCATCCATGTCGACAAGAAATCTTCTGAATCTTTCATGGCTGCAGTGGAAGGAATCGCCGCCTGTTTTGAAAACGTCTTTATAGCCTCCCAACTGGAGAATGTAGTGTACGCATCATGGAGTCGTGTTCAGGCTGACCTCAACTGCATGAAAGACCTTCACCATGCGGATGCTCAGTGGAAATACTTAATAAACCTCTGTGGCATGGACTTTCCAATAAAAACCAACAGAGAAATGGTACAAATGTTAAAAGCCTTGAAAGGTGAAAACAGTCTAGAAACAGAGAAGACGCCATCGCACAAAGAAGTCCGGTGGAGGAAGCACTATGAGATAAATGAGCATGGCATTCAGAAAACTGATGTTAACAAGGACCCGCCGCCATTTGAAATCCCAATGTTTTCTGGCAGTGCATATTTTGTTCTCAGTCGAGCTTTTGTTAGCCAGGTCTTTGAAAATGAGAAAATCAGAACGTTTCTAAAGTGGTCTGAGGACACTTATAGCCCAGATGAGTTTTTATGGGCCACTCTACACAGATTTCCCAAAATGCCAGGATCTGTTCCTGCCAATGGCAAATACGATGTTTCAGACATGAATTCTGTTGCAAGGTTTGTGAAATGGCAGTACTTGGAAGGAGATGTTGCTAAAGGAGCACCATATCCACCATGTGCTGGAGCTCATGTGCGATCAGTTTGTGTGTTTGGTGCTGGTGATTTGCCTTTTATGTTAGGGAAGCATCACTTATTTGCTAACAAGTTTGATTTGGATGTAGACTCTATTGCCATTCAATGCCTAGAGGAACATCTGCGGTACAAAACACTATATCCAGAAGTGCATGAGTGA